The following proteins are co-located in the Zonotrichia albicollis isolate bZonAlb1 chromosome 1, bZonAlb1.hap1, whole genome shotgun sequence genome:
- the PALS2 gene encoding protein PALS2, protein MQQVLDNLTDLPTSTGAEEIDLIFLKGIMENPIVRSLAKAHERLEDSKLEAVSDNNLELVNEILEDISPLVNKDENVAELVGILKEPHFQSLLEAHDIVASKCYDSPPSSPEVNNSSVNNQAVPVDAIRILGIHKRAGEPLGVTFRVENNDLVIARILHGGMIDRQGLLHVGDIIKEVNGHEVGNNPKELQELLKNISGSVTLKILPSYRDTVIPQQVFVKCHFDYNPYNDNLIPCKEAGLKFSKGEILQIVNREDPNWWQASHVKEGGSAGLIPSQFLEEKRKAFVRRDWDNSGPFCGTISSKKKKKMMYLTTRNAEFDRHEIQIYEEVAKMPPFQRKTLVLIGAQGVGRRSLKNRFIVLNPTRFGTTVPFTSRKPRDDEKDGQAYRFVSRAEMEMDIKAGRYLEHGEYEGNLYGTKIDSILEVVQTGRTCILDVNPQALKILRTSEFMPYVVFIAAPELETLRAMHKAVVDAGITTKLLTDTDLKKTVDESARIQRAYNHYFDLTIVNDNLDKAFEKLQTAIERLRLEPQWVPISWVY, encoded by the exons ATGCAGCAGGTCTTAGACAACCTTACTGATCTGCCGACATCGACAGGCGCTGAAGAAATAGACCTGATTTTTCTTAAAGGAATTATGGAAAACCCCATCGTAAGATCGCTTGCTAAG GCTCACGAGCGACTGGAAGATTCTAAACTTGAGGCTGTCAGTGACAACAACCTGGAGCTGGTGAATGAAATCCTTGAAGACATCAGTCCCTTAGTAAATAAGGATGAAAATGTTGCAGAATTGGTTGGAATACTCAAGGAGCCTCATTTTCAG TCACTCTTGGAAGCACATGATATTGTGGCTTCAAAATGTTATGATTCCCCTCCTTCTAGCCCAGAAGTCAATAATTCTTCCGTGAACAACCAGGCTGTTCCAGTAGATGCTATTCGTATCCTTGGAATTCACAAAAGAGCAGGAGAGCCACTG GGAGTCACGTTCAGAGTGGAGAACAACGATCTGGTGATAGCCCGAATTCTTCATGGAGGAATGATAGATCGGCAAGGTCTTCTGCATGTGGGGGACATTATTAAAGAGGTGAATGGCCATGAGGTTGGAAACAACCCAAAAGAATTGCAAGAACTGCTGAAAAACATCAGTGGAAGTGTCACTTTGAAAATTCTCCCCAGCTACAGAGACACTGTCATTCCTCAACAG GTTTTTGTCAAGTGTCATTTTGATTATAATCCATATAATGACAACCTCATCCCATGCAAAGAAGCAGGTTTGAAATTTTCTAAAGGAGAAATTCTTCAGATTGTAAACCGGGAAGATCCGAATTGGTGGCAG gcTAGTCATGTCAAAGAAGGAGGAAGTGCAGGTCTAATTCCTAGCCAGTTCCTGGAAGAGAAGAGGAAGGCTTTTGTTAGGAGGGACTGGGACAACTCAG ggcctttctgtggaacaattagcagcaaaaaaaagaaaaagatgatGTATCTCACTACAAGAAATGCAG AATTTGATCGCCATGAAATCCAGATATATGAGGAAGTAGCCAAAATGCCTCCTTTTCAGAGGAAAACCCTGGTCTTGATTGGGGCCCAAGGAGTGGGGCGAAGGAGTTTGAAGAACAGGTTTATTGTGCTGAATCCTACTAGATTTGGAACTACAGTGCCAT ttACTTCACGGAAGCCAAGGGATGATGAAAAAGATGGGCAAGCGTACAGATTTGTGTCACGAGCTGAAATGGAGATGGATATTAAAGCTGGCAGATACTTAGAGCATGGAGAATATGAAGGAAATCTTTATGGCACCAAAATTGATTCCATCCTTGAAGTTGTTCAGACAGGAAGGACCTGCATCTTGGATGTAAATCCACAG GCTTTAAAAATACTGAGGACTTCAGAATTCATGCCCTATGTGGTGTTTATTGCTGCTCCAGAGTTAGAGACTTTGCGAGCTATGCACAAGGCTGTGGTAGATGCTGGAATTACAACCAAACTTCTCACT GACACTGATCTGAAAAAAACAGTGGATGAGAGCGCGCGGATCCAGCGAGCGTACAACCACTACTTTGACCTGACCATTGTCAATGACAACCTGGACAAAGCCTTCGAGAAGCTGCAGACGGCCATCGAGAGACTGAGGCTGGAGCCCCAGTGGGTCCCCATCAGCTGGGTCTACTGA